A region of the Muricauda sp. MAR_2010_75 genome:
AATCCGTGAGCGAGAAAAGGGAAAAACCGATAAACCTGACCGCGGCAACAACACGGTTTCCTTTCCTGGCATGCGAAAAGGCAATGTGGGACTTTGCGTTGCTACGCAAATTGCACGCTACGTAAGAAAGGACAATCCGCTTCCCGGTTGGCATTCCCAACAGCAGGCTTGGGCCCAAACCCAGGGGCAATTGGCTTGGTACAAAGCCATGGAAGAAGCTGGGGAAATGGTTCAAATAACAGATATTGAAGGTTTGGACTCACACCTCAAACTGTGGGCAAGCGAGGACGGGAAAAAGCCCATTGGGTACATTTTAAGCCTCGAAGGTGCCGATTCCATTGTGGACATGGGGTATTTGGAAAAATCGTATGAGGCTGGCCTCAGAGCCATCGGCCCAGCACATTATGGTCCAGGAATTTATGCACATGGTACGGATTCCGTTGGTGGTATTGGGGCCAAAGGGCGGGAATTGCTTAAAAAAATAGAAGAACTCAACCTTATTTTGGATGCTACGCATTTGTGTGATATGAGTTTTTGGGAAACCATGGATGTCTATAACGGTCCTGTTTGGGCCAGTCATCAGCTTTGCCGAAAATTTGTGGACCACAACCGGCAGTTTTCAGATGAGCAACTCAAAGAATTGATTTCACGAGAAGCCGTAATTGGGATTGCTTTGGATGCCTGGATGATGGTCCCGAATTGGATTCGGGGAAAATCGGACCCCAAAGAAATGGGGGTCAATTTGGAGATTAT
Encoded here:
- a CDS encoding dipeptidase translates to MFLFDAHLDLAMNAMEWNRDLTVPVSEIREREKGKTDKPDRGNNTVSFPGMRKGNVGLCVATQIARYVRKDNPLPGWHSQQQAWAQTQGQLAWYKAMEEAGEMVQITDIEGLDSHLKLWASEDGKKPIGYILSLEGADSIVDMGYLEKSYEAGLRAIGPAHYGPGIYAHGTDSVGGIGAKGRELLKKIEELNLILDATHLCDMSFWETMDVYNGPVWASHQLCRKFVDHNRQFSDEQLKELISREAVIGIALDAWMMVPNWIRGKSDPKEMGVNLEIMVNNMDHICQLAGNTNHVGIGTDLDGGFGTEQGPYDVDTIADLQKIPALLSKRGYSEVDIENITSQNFIKFLKRVWG